In Brassica rapa cultivar Chiifu-401-42 chromosome A06, CAAS_Brap_v3.01, whole genome shotgun sequence, a single window of DNA contains:
- the LOC103874801 gene encoding alpha-humulene/(-)-(E)-beta-caryophyllene synthase, with translation MSMESEVHRPLADYSANIWEDILTQFSKSELETTDTLKEKHSTLKEAVTESFMASKENPIENIKFIDALCRLGISYHFEIDIIEQLGYAINSLDFNQLIRRDECDLYTVGLLFQVFRQFGFKLSADVFEKFKGEDGKFKEHLVADASGILSLYEASQWNTRGEDIIDQALAFSSCHLKAMSFQSIPQHLAVRIKNALKHPYHKGISRIETRKYISYYEAEEKRDAVLLEFAKIDFNMLQMLHRTELACVTRWYEEMEIKSKVTYTRHRVAEAYLWSIGAYFEPQYSQARVKTAVALIIFTMLDDTYDAYGTMEELEIFSDAIEKWLPAPPNMIPESMKYVYRIMVDFYEKLDEEFENEGRSGCGFHLKKSLKTTANGYMQEAKWLKEDYTATFDEYKENAIVSSGYYPLIAMTFAGMGDVANLDAFEWLSSNPKIRVASEKISRFTDDISSYEFERKREHVATAIECYMKQFGVSKEQAVEGINIMLSDAWKDMNQELMRPHSCPFPLLMRIFNLCRVVDVFYRYQDCYTHPEFLKEHIVSLFIEDIPI, from the exons ATGAGCATGGAGAGTGAAGTCCACCGTCCGCTAGCTGATTATTCAGCAAACATCTGGGAAGATATCTTAACACAGTTCTCAAAGTCCGAGCTT GAAACTACTGATACGTTAAAAGAAAAGCATAGTACTCTAAAGGAGGCTGTGACAGAATCATTTATGGCTTCAAAAGAGAATCCGATAGAGAACATCAAGTTCATCGACGCTCTATGTCGCCTTGGTATCTCAtatcattttgagatagacaTCATAGAGCAGTTGGGATATGCAATTAATAGTCTTGATTTTAATCAGTTGATACGTCGTGATGAATGCGATTTGTACACAGTTGGGCTGCTTTTCCAAGTTTTCAGGCAATTCGGGTTCAAACTTTCCGCtg ATGTGTTTGAGAAGTTCAAGGGCGAGGATGGGAAGTTTAAAGAACACTTAGTGGCAGATGCAAGCGGTATATTAAGCTTGTATGAAGCTTCACAATGGAACACTCGTGGAGAAGATATCATCGACCAAGCTCTCGCTTTTTCAAGCTGTCACTTAAAAGCAATGTCATTTCAATCTATCCCCCAGCATCTTGCAGTACGCATCAAGAATGCTCTAAAGCATCCTTACCACAAAGGCATCTCAAGGATAGAAACGAGGAAATATATCTCATACTACGAGGCAGAAGAGAAGCGTGACGCAGTTTTACTTGAGTTTGCAAAGATAGATTTTAATATGCTCCAAATGTTGCACCGCACAGAGCTTGCTTGCGTAACAAG GTGGTACGAAGAAATGGAAATTAAATCTAAAGTAACATACACAAGGCATAGAGTAGCAGAGGCGTACTTGTGGTCAATTGGGGCATATTTCGAGCCTCAATATTCTCAAGCACGAGTTAAAACAGCTGTTGCACTAATCATATTCACAATGCTTGATGATACGTATGATGCCTATGGCACAATGGAGGAACTTGAGATTTTCTCAGATGCAATAGAAAA GTGGCTTCCCGCTCCGCCTAACATGATACCTGAGAGCATGAAGTACGTGTACCGTATCATGGTAGATTTCTATGAAAAACTTGATGAGGAATTTGAGAACGAAGGAAGGTCAGGTTGTGGCTTTCATCTTAAGAAATCA TTGAAGACAACGGCGAATGGATATATGCAAGAGGCAAAGTGGTTGAAAGAAGACTACACTGCTACATTTGACGAGTATAAAGAGAATGCGATAGTGAGTTCCGGTTACTATCCCTTGATTGCAATGACCTTCGCAGGAATGGGAGATGTCGCAAATCTTGATGCTTTTGAATGGTTAAGCTCAAACCCTAAAATTAGGGTAGCTTCAGAGAAAATCAGTCGATTCACAGATGACATTTCTAGCTACGAG TTTGAACGAAAAAGGGAGCATGTAGCAACGGCTATTGAGTGCTATATGAAGCAATTTGGTGTTTCCAAGGAACAAGCAGTGGAAGGAATAAATATCATGCTTTCTGATGCATGGAAAGACATGAACCAAGAGCTAATGAGGCCTCACTCATGTCCTTTCCCTCTTTTGATGCGAATTTTTAACCTATGCCGTGTCGTCGATGTATTCTATAGGTACCAAGATTGTTACACCCACCCTGAGTTCCTGAAAGAGCACATCGTCTCCTTGTTCATTGAAGACATACCCATTTAA
- the LOC103874800 gene encoding uncharacterized protein LOC103874800 — protein MMQSQLLCHGEEMRNGEGMRKRLKISVAHFDNSALIKTYSKTLIGRCMNPEEQETKALFSNLPKIWKLEERVTGTDLGFGKFQFDFQTEEELEAVLMQQPYHFDYWMLALARWQPKQSNSFPSEIMFWIRVIGVPLEFRMVPTFESNVGALERVVVVDVKYNRVQVVLDAFKELCLDLCHKEELCPLDDNNLKSSPERRRELREGNGAWTDGTKHEDRARSYKGVVINGQPGQQNKERDSRENYGKGKGKAVDVVDSKWVKVAEKGSRKPSTYYGSYRGDGEGFRYRNTRRDEERSGGTRGGVGEQEIRTRPSSNQPREFHYQRTPASAVREEGEIKGTGDDAATDEFQLELAKTQAEGSEAIIDTTEEEMGLLKLKGVMEQHEDIAADIDMEIEAIHASILENGGDVEVEEEFQTLSEEEAEQVAEVDGEEELVSGEVDSNNETVADDMAMRHSNRRRLLKPSTAGSNKMRMASSLLSPRKRAAAKVGTRQGDGGKLSERKGPSNPKSTNLKF, from the exons ATGATGCAGAGCCAGCTCTTGTGCCACGGTGAGGAGATGAGGAATGGTGAGGGCATGCGCAAAAGACTGAAGATTTCGGTGGCGCATTTTGATAACTCCGCCTTGATCAAAACCTACTCCAAGACTTTGATCGGGAGATGTATGAATCCGGAGGAGCAGGAAACGAAGGCGTTGTTCTCAAATCTTCCAAAGATTTGGAAATTGGAGGAGAGGGTTACGGGAACCGATTTGGGCTTTGGCAAATTCCAGTTTGACTTCCAGACGGAGGAGGAACTTGAAGCGGTCTTGATGCAGCAGCCTTACCATTTCGACTATTGGATGCTGGCTTTGGCAAGGTGGCAACCTAAACAGTCAAACTCTTTCCCCTCCGAGATCATGTTTTGGATAAGAGTCATTGGAGTCCCGCTTGAGTTTAGGATGGTCCCGACATTTGAGAGCAATGTGGGAGCCTTGGAGAGAGTGGTTGTGGTTGATGTGAAGTATAATAGAGTTCAAGTAGTGCTTGACGCGTTCAAGGAGCTGTGTCTTGA TCTTTGTCACAAGGAGGAGCTATGCCCTTTAGACGACAATAATTTAAAGTCGAGCCCAGAGAGAAGAAGGGAGCTTAGAGAAGGCAATGGAGCGTGGACAGATGGTACGAAACATGAGGATCGAGCTCGTAGTTATAAGGGTGTGGTCATCAACGGGCAACCAGGTCAACAGAACAAAGAAAGAGACAGCCGGGAAAACTATGGGAAAGGAAAGGGTAAGGCGGTTGATGTAGTAGATTCTAAGTGGGTCAAGGTAGCTGAGAAGGGATCTAGGAAGCCTTCTACCTACTATGGCAGTTATAGAGGAGATGGTGAGGGCTTTCGGTACAGAAACACGCGGAGGGATGAGGAGAGAAGTGGAGGCACACGTGGGGGAGTTGGTGAACAAGAGATACGTACCAGACCTTCTTCGAATCAACCAAGAGAGTTTCATTATCAGAGGACTCCAGCTTCTGCAGTTAGGGAGGAAGGGGAGATCAAGGGCACTGGAGATGATGCAGCAACTGATGAGTTTCAACTTGAACTAGCTAAGACGCAGGCGGAAGGATCAGAGGCGATAATTGACACTACTGAGGAGGAGATGGGTTTACTCAAGCTCAAGGGAGTGATGGAGCAACATGAGGACATAGCAGCTGACATTGATATGGAAATAGAGGCTATTCATGCTTCCATATTGGAGAATGGTGGGGATGTGGAGGTAGAGGAAGAGTTTCAGACTCTCTCGGAGGAGGAAGCTGAGCAAGTGGCTGAGGTTGATGGGGAAGAGGAATTGGTGAGTGGTGAGGTTGATAGCAACAATGAAACGGTAGCAGATGACATGGCGATGAGACATAGTAACCGCAGGAGGCTGCTCAAACCCAGCACTGCGGGTAGCAACAAGATGAGGATGGCAAGCTCGCTTCTCTCTCCACGCAAACGTGCTGCAGCTAAGGTGGGAACTCGTCAGGGTGATGGTGGTAAGCTGTCGGAAAGAAAGGGGCCTTCAAACCCGAAGTCAACGAACCTCAAGTTTTAA
- the LOC117126163 gene encoding uncharacterized protein LOC117126163 isoform X2, with amino-acid sequence MSSTPHDSPLHDSPIHDSPLHDSPIHDSYLHDSLQLDSNEFCTTLKLPGRVYEAVETPDNPKAIIHHSKIDYIEKVEDILGKEEFSFIENSHIGSILKLVKRNRVQFSEELFHFLMQRRVLTQGEDLWFTFSDQPMRFSLREFHLTTGLRCEEDQTITEPLFKIMKKPYIWMLGKIDKFTVRTLYEMFKKKARSMPTLERLSLGTAILTEAVIMAENPSSKIPRDRLQRYMNYRSHKIAWGKTAYRILMRSVKSLSASSWTGDSYEVSGFALAINLWAMSSVNVLGKSLGKPCETSSSSDPLCLHWDSTRTPTIAEVLELEKINNVEVSTVIGLAEEYKHLVGATHSDDADFHSVVKLVQQGYKMRRSDWEKGFVDMFVATEDIGQQRKTKDEDAEHGEDLNHNEDEEEKKDEEEKTDEEENKDEEYQKDKEQRKDKNHSMSNSEKLDKLIQMVRDLDKRVVMIQNVLGVKFNDSSPNKEDCENGASSGDRRSAQDYENEEDTINEEANSDDKKNAPDDENEEDTIAEAANSEDTIAEEANSGDGRSALDDENEKEICDEEAKSGTEHQREEENILGEIETTQKITQDEDTEKLESESCLKQTSQVTSPTPTFNTPNFDTRVSSPNPTFTSPKFDLLSQESHSGKGTNEVLMRDVYEIPVFQPLMKIKKRLVQQHSQVNEDVEPPLQKKFKADTDNVPLRRSERGQIPSIHTQPPFTGARKKHPILHPFEPVDKTRKEKMREWKMSNKRKKLRINQEIVNAKWFSDIETPGKKLSKTHIEAGFELLKLRQINNPDLFLNKTALVVGVKFLEEIDEFYDEFLDDKKGFQFGAGFDKYNIEKNINFLYSAIAVAEKYWLGVVINLEKRNITAFNCAAMKFTDASLVPYVNAYAMALPFMIRYFFKDVSMDTSKFSIKIVSEGS; translated from the exons ATGTCGTCTACTCCTCACGATTCTCCTCTACACGATTCTCCTATACACGATTCTCCTCTTCACGATTCTCCTATTCATGATTCTTATCTTCACGATTCTCTACAA TTGGATAGCAACGAGTTTTGCACAACCTTGAAATTGCCTGGGAGGGTTTATGAAGCTGTAGAAACACCAGATAATCCCAAAGCGATAATCCATCACTCAAAGATTGATTATATCGAGAAGGTGGAAGATATATTAGGAAAAGAAGAGTTTTCTTTCATAGAGAACTCTCACATTGGGAGCATTTTGAAGTTGGTTAAAAGGAATAGGGTTCAATTTTCAGAAGAGTTGTTCCATTTTCTAATGCAGCGAAGAGTATTGACGCAAGGAGAGGATCTCTGGTTTACTTTCTCGGACCAGCCTATGAGGTTTTCACTAAGGGAATTTCATCTGACAACAGGCTTACGTTGTGAGGAAGATCAGACAATAACAGAGCCGCTGTTCAAAATAATGAAGAAGCCATACATTTGGATGCTGGGCAAGATTGATAAGTTTACGGTGAGAACGTTATATGAAATGTTTAAAAAGAAAGCACGAAGCATGCCAACACTAGAAAGATTATCCCTTGGAACAGCAATACTCACAGAAGCGGTAATTATGGCAGAAAATCCGAGTTCTAAAATCCCGAGAGACAGGTTGCAGCGTTATATGAACTATCGCTCACACAAGATTGCTTGGGGTAAAACTGCTTATAGAATCTTGATGAGAAGTGTAAAAAGTTTGAGTGCAAGTTCCTGGACAGGAGATAGTTATGAAGTGAGTGGTTTTGCGCTAGCCATAAATCTGTGGGCAATGTCATCAGTGAATGTGCTTGGTAAATCTTTGGGAAAGCCATGCGAGACATCCTCTTCTTCTGATCCGTTGTGTCTACATTGGGACTCAACAAGAACTCCGACAATAGCTGAAGTGTTAGAGCTGGAGAAGATAAACAAT GTTGAGGTTAGCACAGTGATTGGATTGGCTGAGGAATACAAACATTTGGTGGGGGCAACACATAGTGACGATGCTGACTTTCACAGTGTTGTGAAactagttcaacaaggataCAAAATGAGGAGAAGCGATTGGGAGAAAGGTTTTGTGGATATGTTTGTTGCAACAGAAGATATAGGTCAACAACGCAAGACAAAAGACGAAGATGCAGAGCATGGTGAAGATCTGAACCAtaatgaagatgaagaggaaaagaaagatgaagaggaaaAGACAGATGAAGAGGAAAATAAAGATGAAGAGTATCAAAAGGATAAGGAgcaaagaaaagataaaaatcATTCCATGTCTAACAGCGAGAAACTTGATAAGCTAATCCAAATGGTTCGTGATTTGGATAAGCGAGTAGTAATGATCCAGAATGTTTTAGGAGTTAAG tttaacgACAGTTCACCAAACAAAGAAGATTGTGAAAATGGAGCTAGTTCTGGTGATAGAAGAAGTGCAcaagattatgaaaatgaagaagatacaATTAATGAAGAAGCAAACtctgatgataaaaaaaatgcaccagatgatgaaaatgaagaagatacaATTGCTGAAGCAGCAAACTCTGAAGATACAATTGCTGAAGAAGCAAACTCTGGCGATGGAAGAAGTGCACTGgatgatgaaaatgaaaaagagatATGTGATGAAGAAGCAAAATCTGGTACAGAGCATCAAAGGGAAGAAGAGAATATTCTTGGGGAAATTGAGACTACACAAAAAATCACTCAAGACGAAGACACAGaaaaacttgaatcagaaaGTTGCTTGAAACAAACGTCGCAG GTTACGTCGCCTACTCCAACATTCAATACTCCAAACTTTGATACAAGg GTTTCATCGCCTAATCCAACATTTACGTCTCCTAAGTTTGATCTCCTTTCCCAAGAAAGTCATAGTGGAAAGGGTACAAATGAG GTTCTTATGAGAGATGTTTATGAGATTCCTGTTTTCCAACctctaatgaaaataaaaaagagattgGTACAACAACACAGCCAG GTAAACGAAGATGTTGAGCCTCCACTTCAAAAGAAGTTTAAAGCTGATACAGATAATGTTCCGCTAAGAAGAAGTGAAAGAGGTCAAATACCATCCATTCATACACAACCACCGTTTACAGGAGCAAGGAAGAAACATCCGATTCTTCATCCCTTTGAGCCAGTTgataaaacaagaaaagaaaaaatgagaGAATGGAAAATGTCAAACAAAAGAaa GAAGCTGAGAATCAATCAAGAGATAGTAAACGCAAAGTGGTTTTCGGATATTGAAACTCCGggaaaaaaactttcaaaaacg catATTGAAGCAGGTTTTGAGTTGCTGAAACTGAGACAGATAAACAATCCAGATTTGTTTCTGAACAAAACTGCCTTAGTTGTTGGAGTGAAGTTTCTTGAAGAAATAGATGAGTTTTATGATGAGTTTTTAGATGACAAGAAAGGTTTCCAATTTGGAGCAGGCTTTGACAAGTACAACATAGAGAAGAATATCAACTTCCTCTATTCGGCCATTGCAGTAGCAGAGAAGTATTGGCTTGGAGTTGTAATCAACTTGGAGAAGAGAAATATCACAGCATTCAATTGTGCAGCAATGAAGTTCACAGATGCGAGTTTGGTCCCTTACGTTAATGCATATGCGATGGCTCTCCCATTCATGATTCGCTACTTCTTCAAAGATGTCAGCATGGATACAAGCAAGTTCTCGATAAAAATTGTATCTGAAG GTTCTTAA
- the LOC117126163 gene encoding uncharacterized protein LOC117126163 isoform X1: MSSTPHDSPLHDSPIHDSPLHDSPIHDSYLHDSLQLDSNEFCTTLKLPGRVYEAVETPDNPKAIIHHSKIDYIEKVEDILGKEEFSFIENSHIGSILKLVKRNRVQFSEELFHFLMQRRVLTQGEDLWFTFSDQPMRFSLREFHLTTGLRCEEDQTITEPLFKIMKKPYIWMLGKIDKFTVRTLYEMFKKKARSMPTLERLSLGTAILTEAVIMAENPSSKIPRDRLQRYMNYRSHKIAWGKTAYRILMRSVKSLSASSWTGDSYEVSGFALAINLWAMSSVNVLGKSLGKPCETSSSSDPLCLHWDSTRTPTIAEVLELEKINNVEVSTVIGLAEEYKHLVGATHSDDADFHSVVKLVQQGYKMRRSDWEKGFVDMFVATEDIGQQRKTKDEDAEHGEDLNHNEDEEEKKDEEEKTDEEENKDEEYQKDKEQRKDKNHSMSNSEKLDKLIQMVRDLDKRVVMIQNVLGVKFNDSSPNKEDCENGASSGDRRSAQDYENEEDTINEEANSDDKKNAPDDENEEDTIAEAANSEDTIAEEANSGDGRSALDDENEKEICDEEAKSGTEHQREEENILGEIETTQKITQDEDTEKLESESCLKQTSQVTSPTPTFNTPNFDTRVSSPNPTFTSPKFDLLSQESHSGKGTNEVLMRDVYEIPVFQPLMKIKKRLVQQHSQVNEDVEPPLQKKFKADTDNVPLRRSERGQIPSIHTQPPFTGARKKHPILHPFEPVDKTRKEKMREWKMSNKRKKLRINQEIVNAKWFSDIETPGKKLSKTHIEAGFELLKLRQINNPDLFLNKTALVVGVKFLEEIDEFYDEFLDDKKGFQFGAGFDKYNIEKNINFLYSAIAVAEKYWLGVVINLEKRNITAFNCAAMKFTDASLVPYVNAYAMALPFMIRYFFKDVSMDTSKFSIKIVSEGFPQVLKIEDSGVYALKLIECHAMRIVDLTKLSEEKIAIIREKLAVDIFSELQ; encoded by the exons ATGTCGTCTACTCCTCACGATTCTCCTCTACACGATTCTCCTATACACGATTCTCCTCTTCACGATTCTCCTATTCATGATTCTTATCTTCACGATTCTCTACAA TTGGATAGCAACGAGTTTTGCACAACCTTGAAATTGCCTGGGAGGGTTTATGAAGCTGTAGAAACACCAGATAATCCCAAAGCGATAATCCATCACTCAAAGATTGATTATATCGAGAAGGTGGAAGATATATTAGGAAAAGAAGAGTTTTCTTTCATAGAGAACTCTCACATTGGGAGCATTTTGAAGTTGGTTAAAAGGAATAGGGTTCAATTTTCAGAAGAGTTGTTCCATTTTCTAATGCAGCGAAGAGTATTGACGCAAGGAGAGGATCTCTGGTTTACTTTCTCGGACCAGCCTATGAGGTTTTCACTAAGGGAATTTCATCTGACAACAGGCTTACGTTGTGAGGAAGATCAGACAATAACAGAGCCGCTGTTCAAAATAATGAAGAAGCCATACATTTGGATGCTGGGCAAGATTGATAAGTTTACGGTGAGAACGTTATATGAAATGTTTAAAAAGAAAGCACGAAGCATGCCAACACTAGAAAGATTATCCCTTGGAACAGCAATACTCACAGAAGCGGTAATTATGGCAGAAAATCCGAGTTCTAAAATCCCGAGAGACAGGTTGCAGCGTTATATGAACTATCGCTCACACAAGATTGCTTGGGGTAAAACTGCTTATAGAATCTTGATGAGAAGTGTAAAAAGTTTGAGTGCAAGTTCCTGGACAGGAGATAGTTATGAAGTGAGTGGTTTTGCGCTAGCCATAAATCTGTGGGCAATGTCATCAGTGAATGTGCTTGGTAAATCTTTGGGAAAGCCATGCGAGACATCCTCTTCTTCTGATCCGTTGTGTCTACATTGGGACTCAACAAGAACTCCGACAATAGCTGAAGTGTTAGAGCTGGAGAAGATAAACAAT GTTGAGGTTAGCACAGTGATTGGATTGGCTGAGGAATACAAACATTTGGTGGGGGCAACACATAGTGACGATGCTGACTTTCACAGTGTTGTGAAactagttcaacaaggataCAAAATGAGGAGAAGCGATTGGGAGAAAGGTTTTGTGGATATGTTTGTTGCAACAGAAGATATAGGTCAACAACGCAAGACAAAAGACGAAGATGCAGAGCATGGTGAAGATCTGAACCAtaatgaagatgaagaggaaaagaaagatgaagaggaaaAGACAGATGAAGAGGAAAATAAAGATGAAGAGTATCAAAAGGATAAGGAgcaaagaaaagataaaaatcATTCCATGTCTAACAGCGAGAAACTTGATAAGCTAATCCAAATGGTTCGTGATTTGGATAAGCGAGTAGTAATGATCCAGAATGTTTTAGGAGTTAAG tttaacgACAGTTCACCAAACAAAGAAGATTGTGAAAATGGAGCTAGTTCTGGTGATAGAAGAAGTGCAcaagattatgaaaatgaagaagatacaATTAATGAAGAAGCAAACtctgatgataaaaaaaatgcaccagatgatgaaaatgaagaagatacaATTGCTGAAGCAGCAAACTCTGAAGATACAATTGCTGAAGAAGCAAACTCTGGCGATGGAAGAAGTGCACTGgatgatgaaaatgaaaaagagatATGTGATGAAGAAGCAAAATCTGGTACAGAGCATCAAAGGGAAGAAGAGAATATTCTTGGGGAAATTGAGACTACACAAAAAATCACTCAAGACGAAGACACAGaaaaacttgaatcagaaaGTTGCTTGAAACAAACGTCGCAG GTTACGTCGCCTACTCCAACATTCAATACTCCAAACTTTGATACAAGg GTTTCATCGCCTAATCCAACATTTACGTCTCCTAAGTTTGATCTCCTTTCCCAAGAAAGTCATAGTGGAAAGGGTACAAATGAG GTTCTTATGAGAGATGTTTATGAGATTCCTGTTTTCCAACctctaatgaaaataaaaaagagattgGTACAACAACACAGCCAG GTAAACGAAGATGTTGAGCCTCCACTTCAAAAGAAGTTTAAAGCTGATACAGATAATGTTCCGCTAAGAAGAAGTGAAAGAGGTCAAATACCATCCATTCATACACAACCACCGTTTACAGGAGCAAGGAAGAAACATCCGATTCTTCATCCCTTTGAGCCAGTTgataaaacaagaaaagaaaaaatgagaGAATGGAAAATGTCAAACAAAAGAaa GAAGCTGAGAATCAATCAAGAGATAGTAAACGCAAAGTGGTTTTCGGATATTGAAACTCCGggaaaaaaactttcaaaaacg catATTGAAGCAGGTTTTGAGTTGCTGAAACTGAGACAGATAAACAATCCAGATTTGTTTCTGAACAAAACTGCCTTAGTTGTTGGAGTGAAGTTTCTTGAAGAAATAGATGAGTTTTATGATGAGTTTTTAGATGACAAGAAAGGTTTCCAATTTGGAGCAGGCTTTGACAAGTACAACATAGAGAAGAATATCAACTTCCTCTATTCGGCCATTGCAGTAGCAGAGAAGTATTGGCTTGGAGTTGTAATCAACTTGGAGAAGAGAAATATCACAGCATTCAATTGTGCAGCAATGAAGTTCACAGATGCGAGTTTGGTCCCTTACGTTAATGCATATGCGATGGCTCTCCCATTCATGATTCGCTACTTCTTCAAAGATGTCAGCATGGATACAAGCAAGTTCTCGATAAAAATTGTATCTGAAGGTTTCCCACAG GTTCTTAAAATAGAAGACAGTGGAGTTTATGCATTGAAGCTGATAGAGTGCCATGCAATGCGTATAGTGGATTTGACAAAGCTGAGTGAAGAAAAAATTGCAATCATCCGAGAAAAGTTGGCGGTTGATATCTTCTCGGAATTACAATGA